The genomic window AGGCGGAAAGATTTTTGCTGATTTAAAACTCCATGATATCCCAAATACAGTAGCCCAAGCCAGCCGGGTTTTAACAAGCTTTGGCGTCCAAATGCTCAATGTCCATGCTTCTGGTGGTTTAAAAATGATGACAGCTGCGGCTCAGGCAGTAGAGGAAGAAGCAGCAAAGAAGGGTATAAAAAAGCCACTTTTAATAGCAGTTACAGTTTTAACCAGTTTAGGCCAAGAAGATTTGGCGGAAGTAGGTTTGCCTGAATCTCCAGAGAATACTGTAGTCAGATGGGCCAAATTAGCACAACAGGCAGGTTTAGACGGTGTTGTGGCTTCGCCGCAAGAGACTTCCTTAATCCAATCAGCTTGTGGTGCTGAGTTTTTAACTATTACCCCTGGTGTCCGTCCCTTAGGCGCTGAGGCAGGAGATCAAAAAAGAATTACCACGCCCAAAGAAGCAATTAAAGCTGGGTCGTCTTACTTAGTAATCGGCAGGCCCATAACAAAGTCTAAAAATCCCATAGAAACAGTAAAAGCAATTCTTGCGGAAATGGAGGAAGGTTTATGTTAAATCAAAAAGAAATTGAACAAATATTTCTAGATTCAGAAGCTTTACTACAGGGACATTTTCGTTTAACTTCGGGGAGACATAGCGACCGTTATATTCAATGTGCAAAAGTGTTGCAATATCCTGAGTATACAACTAAATTATGCGGCGAATTAGCAAGGCGTTTTCAGAATACAGGAGTTGAATTAGTTGTAGGTCCTGCCATGGGAGGAATAGTAATAGCTTATGAAGTGGCCAGGCAGCTTAATGTCCAAACATTTTTTGCAGAACGGGAAGACAATGAAATGAAATTTCGCCGGGGATTTGCCATTAAACCAGGGCAAAAAGTCCTAATTGTAGAAGATGTTATTACTACTGGAGGCTCTGTTTTGGAAGTAATAAATCTTGTACGTGCTGCA from Bacillota bacterium LX-D includes these protein-coding regions:
- the pyrF gene encoding orotidine-5'-phosphate decarboxylase, yielding MSKIKERLIVALDVDTLQEVETLVKMLGPHVGMFKVGLQLYTSLGPQVLKTIHELGGKIFADLKLHDIPNTVAQASRVLTSFGVQMLNVHASGGLKMMTAAAQAVEEEAAKKGIKKPLLIAVTVLTSLGQEDLAEVGLPESPENTVVRWAKLAQQAGLDGVVASPQETSLIQSACGAEFLTITPGVRPLGAEAGDQKRITTPKEAIKAGSSYLVIGRPITKSKNPIETVKAILAEMEEGLC
- the pyrE gene encoding orotate phosphoribosyltransferase; translation: MLNQKEIEQIFLDSEALLQGHFRLTSGRHSDRYIQCAKVLQYPEYTTKLCGELARRFQNTGVELVVGPAMGGIVIAYEVARQLNVQTFFAEREDNEMKFRRGFAIKPGQKVLIVEDVITTGGSVLEVINLVRAAGGEVVGAGVLVDRSAGKINLGVPTESLLSFEVQSYPPEECPLCQEGIELVKPGSRKV